The following coding sequences are from one Gemmatimonadota bacterium window:
- a CDS encoding YdiU family protein, with protein sequence MRSLTTLDFDNTFARLHPAFYEVVDPTPLSEPHVVAFNSDAAGLIDLDPGAAGDPEAARYLSGGRRLPGAEPVAALYAGHQFGVWVPQLGDGRAILLGEVRNRRGERWDLQLKGSGQTKFSRMGDGRAVLRSTIREYLACEAMHGLGIPTTRALAIVGSPDPVYRETVETAATVIRMAPTHIRFGSFQVLAARGLTERITELADYVINHHHPELAGLPDRYPRWLEIVVTRTAELMADWMAAGFAHGVMNTDNMSVLGLTLDYGPYGFLEETDPGFICNHSDHEGRYAFGQQPAVGLWNLARFAEALLDLVSADDANAALTRYAGVFEAGYGRRMREKIGLQAEQPDDPALIAEMLGLMAANRVDYSRWFRRLSEPATLRTEIHGLERFDAWAARYTARLTAEDSNPTERRARMNRRNPAFVLRNYLAQRTIERAEQGDFSEIAKLHGILRNPFVDRAEDAAYAEPAPPGDRGIVVSCSS encoded by the coding sequence ATGCGGTCACTCACTACGCTGGACTTCGACAATACGTTTGCTCGGTTGCATCCGGCATTCTATGAAGTGGTGGATCCGACGCCGCTTTCGGAACCCCACGTTGTGGCGTTCAATTCGGACGCGGCGGGGCTGATCGACCTGGACCCGGGGGCGGCGGGCGACCCGGAGGCGGCGCGGTATCTGTCCGGGGGGCGGCGGTTGCCGGGGGCGGAGCCGGTGGCGGCGCTTTACGCCGGACACCAGTTCGGGGTGTGGGTTCCCCAGCTCGGCGACGGGCGGGCCATCCTGCTCGGCGAGGTCCGCAACCGCCGGGGCGAACGGTGGGATCTTCAGCTCAAGGGATCGGGGCAGACCAAGTTCTCGCGGATGGGCGATGGGCGGGCGGTCCTTCGGTCCACCATCCGGGAGTATCTGGCCTGCGAGGCCATGCACGGGTTGGGAATCCCGACCACCCGGGCGCTGGCCATCGTCGGGAGCCCGGACCCGGTGTACCGCGAAACGGTCGAAACCGCGGCGACCGTAATCCGGATGGCGCCGACCCATATCCGATTCGGCAGTTTCCAGGTCCTCGCGGCCCGCGGACTGACCGAGCGGATCACCGAACTGGCCGACTATGTCATCAACCATCACCATCCCGAGTTGGCCGGCCTGCCCGACCGGTATCCGCGGTGGCTCGAGATCGTCGTGACCCGGACCGCCGAGTTGATGGCGGATTGGATGGCGGCCGGCTTTGCGCACGGCGTCATGAACACCGACAACATGTCCGTCCTCGGCCTCACGCTCGACTACGGGCCGTACGGATTCCTCGAGGAGACCGATCCCGGATTCATCTGCAACCACAGCGACCATGAAGGACGGTACGCCTTCGGCCAGCAGCCGGCGGTGGGGTTGTGGAACCTGGCCCGGTTTGCCGAGGCTTTGTTGGACCTGGTCTCAGCCGATGACGCCAACGCGGCGTTGACCCGCTATGCCGGCGTGTTCGAGGCCGGCTACGGCCGGCGGATGCGGGAGAAGATCGGCCTTCAGGCTGAACAACCGGATGATCCAGCCCTGATCGCGGAGATGCTCGGGTTGATGGCCGCGAATCGGGTCGACTACAGCCGGTGGTTCCGCCGGCTGTCGGAACCTGCCACGCTCCGGACCGAAATCCATGGCCTGGAACGATTCGACGCCTGGGCAGCCCGGTACACTGCTCGCCTCACGGCAGAGGATTCCAACCCGACCGAGCGCCGGGCCCGAATGAACCGGCGAAACCCGGCGTTTGTGTTGCGGAACTACTTGGCGCAGCGGACCATCGAACGGGCTGAGCAGGGTGACTTCTCCGAGATCGCAAAGCTCCACGGCATCCTTCGAAATCCGTTTGTCGACCGCGCCGAGGATGCCGCCTACGCCGAACCGGCGCCCCCGGGTGATCGAGGGATCGTCGTCAGCTGCTCGTCCTGA
- a CDS encoding DUF502 domain-containing protein produces MRLLANYFLRGLLITAPAALTFYLCWLAIRWADSLVGTTIPGVGIVSALAAVTLIGALASNLVTKALLGTTDRLLAKLPFVRLLYTSIKDLLNAFVGEQRRFNRPVRARIGDGAAEVYLLGFLTSESLGHLGLAEQVAVYVPFSYSMAGHILILPADRVTPLAVDSADAMAFIVSGGVTRSAPKAAAPPA; encoded by the coding sequence ATGCGGCTGCTGGCCAATTATTTCCTCCGCGGGCTCCTGATCACGGCGCCGGCGGCGCTCACCTTCTACCTCTGTTGGCTCGCGATCCGGTGGGCCGATTCCCTCGTAGGCACCACCATCCCGGGCGTCGGCATCGTCAGTGCCTTGGCCGCCGTCACCCTGATCGGCGCCCTGGCCTCGAACCTCGTCACCAAGGCCCTGCTCGGCACCACCGACCGGTTGCTCGCCAAGCTCCCGTTCGTCCGCCTCCTGTACACCAGCATCAAGGATTTGCTCAACGCGTTCGTCGGCGAGCAACGGCGGTTCAACCGGCCGGTCCGGGCCCGGATCGGTGACGGCGCCGCTGAAGTCTACCTGCTCGGCTTCCTGACCTCCGAATCGTTAGGCCATCTCGGGTTGGCCGAGCAGGTGGCGGTGTACGTCCCCTTTTCCTACAGCATGGCCGGCCACATTCTGATCCTGCCTGCCGATCGAGTCACCCCGCTCGCGGTGGACTCCGCCGACGCCATGGCCTTCATCGTCTCCGGCGGGGTTACCCGGTCGGCGCCGAAAGCTGCAGCGCCCCCGGCTTAA
- a CDS encoding alanine--glyoxylate aminotransferase family protein: MTLGKNFLPGPTGVHPDLLQAMVAPMFAHYGPRMRPFLEEIQPQLRAMFGTSQPVFTVTCSGSGLLEAAIRNAVRERVLVVVTGYFGEYWAQIAERCGKEVTRVHIPIGGTLEAAQLTAFLDGPAVDAVAVVHSESTSGALAPLAELAAAVRQRPNVHFLVDGVSSAGGVPIEMDRIGIDFMVTGSQKALGLPPGLAFGAVSRRLAERAASMDDAGFYFSVTRWVKMAANYQLAETPALPLFMALVAQLRRIEAAGGWAPRWERHRLLSARFSSWAAERGLDLLARPERRTPTVSVFRPPAGRAAAPIAAALEVQGFLVGQGISADQGQMIRIGHMGDIEIEHLDALLATLEPLIS, translated from the coding sequence ATGACTTTGGGGAAGAACTTCTTGCCGGGCCCTACCGGCGTCCATCCGGACCTGCTCCAGGCCATGGTGGCGCCGATGTTTGCCCACTACGGGCCCCGAATGCGCCCGTTTCTTGAGGAAATCCAACCCCAGCTGCGGGCGATGTTCGGGACCAGCCAACCGGTCTTCACGGTTACCTGTTCCGGAAGCGGGCTGCTCGAGGCTGCGATCCGGAACGCGGTGCGGGAACGGGTCTTAGTCGTCGTGACCGGGTATTTCGGCGAATACTGGGCCCAAATCGCCGAGCGGTGCGGTAAGGAGGTCACCCGGGTTCACATCCCGATCGGCGGAACCCTGGAAGCCGCCCAACTGACCGCATTTCTCGACGGCCCCGCGGTCGACGCCGTGGCGGTGGTTCATTCGGAATCGACCTCCGGCGCTCTGGCCCCACTGGCCGAGTTGGCAGCGGCCGTCAGGCAGCGGCCCAACGTGCATTTTCTGGTGGATGGCGTCAGTTCAGCCGGCGGAGTTCCGATCGAGATGGACCGGATCGGGATCGACTTCATGGTGACCGGCTCCCAAAAGGCGCTGGGCCTTCCTCCCGGCTTGGCGTTCGGGGCGGTCAGCCGGCGGTTGGCCGAACGGGCGGCTTCGATGGACGACGCCGGCTTCTATTTCAGCGTGACCCGGTGGGTCAAGATGGCCGCTAACTACCAACTGGCCGAGACGCCGGCCCTCCCGCTCTTCATGGCACTGGTGGCTCAGCTTCGGCGGATCGAGGCGGCGGGCGGGTGGGCGCCGCGGTGGGAGCGCCATCGGCTCCTGTCCGCTCGGTTCAGCTCCTGGGCCGCGGAGCGGGGTCTCGACCTCCTGGCTCGGCCCGAGAGACGGACCCCGACGGTGTCGGTCTTTCGGCCCCCGGCGGGGCGCGCCGCAGCCCCGATCGCCGCGGCGCTCGAAGTCCAGGGCTTTCTGGTGGGACAAGGGATCTCGGCCGACCAAGGCCAGATGATCAGAATCGGCCACATGGGCGATATCGAGATCGAACACTTGGATGCCCTGCTGGCGACCCTTGAACCCTTGATCTCGTAA
- a CDS encoding asparaginase — translation MDAGRARQEVLPQSHGSEPIASASNGASLTGAGDRPHSSAGPPTHSRLAERPVTDSLNRRTFLGVAAAAVAVPTFESQSAFPAPAILRSTASKLAAVSSANGIRGVARAIELMKQGVDTLDAGVEGVKIQELDPNDNSVGYGGLPNEEGVVQLDASCMHGPTKRAGAVACLEGIKTPSEVARLVMKYTNHILLVGEGAKRFALSYGFKEEDLLTPASREIWLRWRANRGQADDYVDVAANEPVGNRPTGTINMNLVNERGDVSSITTTSGLAFKIPGRAGDSPIIGAGQYTDNLIGAAGSTGLGEANIMSCGGFLVVEFMRQGLKPADAALAALKRVVALTPPRLLTERGRPRYQLNFYAVTKAGDFGGASLYPSQYAAADAREAKLYDSASLFDRA, via the coding sequence ATGGACGCCGGTAGGGCCCGGCAAGAAGTTCTTCCCCAAAGTCATGGGTCGGAACCTATCGCATCCGCTTCCAACGGGGCAAGTTTAACCGGGGCCGGTGATCGACCACATTCCTCTGCCGGACCGCCGACCCATTCTCGCCTCGCGGAGCGTCCAGTGACCGATTCCCTCAACCGCCGCACCTTTCTGGGCGTTGCCGCCGCGGCGGTGGCCGTGCCGACGTTCGAGTCTCAGTCGGCCTTTCCGGCGCCGGCCATCCTCCGGTCCACCGCCTCGAAGTTGGCGGCGGTGTCGTCGGCCAATGGGATCCGGGGGGTGGCCCGGGCCATCGAGCTGATGAAACAGGGCGTCGATACCCTCGACGCCGGGGTGGAAGGGGTCAAGATCCAGGAACTCGATCCCAACGACAATTCGGTCGGGTACGGCGGCCTGCCCAACGAAGAGGGCGTGGTCCAACTCGACGCGAGTTGCATGCACGGGCCCACCAAGCGGGCCGGAGCGGTGGCCTGCCTCGAGGGGATCAAGACCCCGAGCGAAGTGGCCCGTCTGGTCATGAAATACACCAACCATATTCTCCTGGTCGGCGAGGGCGCCAAGCGGTTTGCCTTGTCCTATGGTTTCAAGGAAGAGGATCTGCTGACGCCGGCCTCGCGGGAGATCTGGCTTCGGTGGCGGGCCAACCGGGGCCAGGCCGACGACTATGTCGATGTGGCTGCAAACGAGCCGGTCGGGAACCGGCCGACCGGGACCATCAACATGAACCTGGTCAACGAACGGGGCGATGTCTCGTCGATCACCACCACCAGCGGCCTGGCCTTCAAGATTCCGGGACGCGCCGGTGACTCGCCGATCATCGGCGCGGGACAATACACCGATAACCTGATCGGGGCGGCCGGCTCCACCGGTCTCGGTGAGGCGAACATCATGAGCTGCGGGGGGTTTCTGGTGGTCGAATTCATGCGTCAGGGTTTGAAGCCGGCCGATGCCGCGCTGGCGGCGCTGAAACGGGTGGTGGCGTTGACCCCGCCGCGGCTGCTCACCGAGCGGGGCCGGCCCCGGTATCAGCTCAACTTCTACGCCGTCACCAAGGCGGGCGATTTCGGCGGGGCCTCGCTCTACCCGTCCCAATACGCCGCCGCCGATGCCCGGGAGGCCAAGCTGTACGATTCGGCTTCGCTGTTCGATCGCGCATGA
- a CDS encoding thioredoxin family protein, producing MEPDFQALWQEALPWSAFFNQGMDQRTLWDGVYRHVKIPDWAIAAAAQQDGLHLLVITEDWCGDAANTVPVLVALADRVPGLKLRILPRDQYPALMNRYLTDGSRSIPIVIGLDQDFRELGHWGPRPAELQAWVMAHKATIPTDQRYAEARRWYARDKGESTLREVLAAIES from the coding sequence ATGGAACCGGACTTTCAGGCGCTGTGGCAGGAAGCTCTGCCGTGGAGCGCCTTCTTCAATCAGGGTATGGATCAGCGGACGCTGTGGGACGGGGTCTACCGCCACGTCAAAATCCCCGACTGGGCCATTGCGGCGGCGGCCCAGCAGGACGGCCTTCATCTCTTAGTGATTACCGAAGATTGGTGCGGCGACGCCGCGAACACGGTGCCGGTGCTGGTGGCGCTGGCCGACCGGGTCCCGGGCCTCAAACTTCGGATTCTTCCCCGCGATCAATACCCGGCCCTGATGAACCGGTACCTGACCGACGGATCGCGCTCGATCCCGATCGTCATCGGCCTCGACCAGGACTTCCGGGAGTTGGGGCATTGGGGCCCCCGCCCTGCCGAACTCCAGGCGTGGGTCATGGCCCACAAGGCCACGATTCCAACGGATCAGCGGTATGCGGAAGCCCGCCGGTGGTACGCCCGGGACAAGGGCGAGTCGACCCTTCGTGAAGTCCTCGCCGCCATCGAATCTTAG
- a CDS encoding TetR/AcrR family transcriptional regulator, with protein MTVPARTPIRKDAIATRERLVRAALELFTTTGYRGTTTLDLAARAETAEATIYRHFAGKEALFNEAYRHALKWGSGVIRPVDGVRVPTKERLARIARQLAEQVPKDAAIVLMMLRRPDGPSLEDQTHLLARDLREHLTQLVATGKQEGAVRPGSAELWAAIWLAVVAFAVERIAAREWTPDHPSATSTLEAAWDAISARPIPG; from the coding sequence ATGACCGTCCCCGCCCGAACCCCGATCCGGAAAGACGCCATCGCCACCCGCGAGCGGCTGGTCCGGGCTGCCTTGGAACTCTTCACCACGACCGGCTACCGGGGTACCACCACCCTCGACCTCGCCGCCCGGGCCGAAACCGCCGAGGCCACGATCTACCGGCATTTCGCCGGCAAGGAAGCGCTCTTCAACGAAGCGTACCGTCATGCCCTCAAGTGGGGCTCGGGCGTGATCCGCCCGGTCGATGGGGTTCGGGTGCCGACCAAGGAACGGCTGGCCCGGATTGCCCGCCAGCTGGCCGAGCAGGTGCCGAAAGACGCCGCGATCGTGCTGATGATGCTCCGCCGGCCCGATGGGCCGAGCCTCGAGGATCAAACCCATCTGCTGGCCCGTGACCTTCGGGAGCACCTGACCCAACTGGTGGCCACCGGAAAGCAAGAAGGGGCGGTTCGCCCCGGGTCAGCGGAGTTATGGGCTGCGATCTGGTTGGCGGTCGTGGCGTTTGCCGTGGAACGGATTGCCGCCCGAGAATGGACGCCCGATCACCCTAGTGCCACTTCAACCCTCGAGGCCGCGTGGGACGCGATCAGCGCCCGCCCGATACCCGGATGA
- a CDS encoding dicarboxylate/amino acid:cation symporter, whose translation MKNSRVLIALVAGLLIGAAASASGNTTLLRGVDVLGPLGTLWINAIRMTVLPLVISLVITAVASAAETRSIGRIGGRTLLAFFGLLAGTAALVVPVVPQVFKLLPRDPNQAPPLPPGAAEAAQELAAGGQAVSFSQWLTTLVPTNPFAAAADGAVVPLVVFTIILALAIVRAPTEARDTLLRFFRALSETMLVIVGWVIAVAPLGIFALMFTLAARTGLSAVGAIGFYIAAYCATCLAFTLLLYPVVAIGAGIPIRTFAKAALPVQLIGISSSSSIASLPALVEAAEQGLGIPKRVSGFVLPLAVSTFKLAAPPVWVVGALFVGWFYQVDLSFSAVTLIAVAGVFLAFGAPGVPRGAFLMLTPLFVAVGLPPEGIGILIAVDVIPDLAATVLNVTGDLAAAALVAKAEQRSAGS comes from the coding sequence ATGAAAAACTCTCGTGTCCTGATCGCCCTCGTGGCCGGCTTGCTGATCGGCGCGGCCGCATCGGCATCGGGCAATACCACCCTGCTTCGCGGCGTCGACGTCCTGGGGCCGCTCGGCACGCTCTGGATCAATGCGATCCGGATGACGGTCCTGCCCCTGGTCATTTCACTCGTGATCACCGCGGTGGCCTCGGCGGCCGAGACTCGGTCGATCGGCCGGATCGGAGGCCGGACCCTGCTGGCCTTCTTCGGATTGCTGGCCGGTACCGCAGCGTTGGTCGTTCCGGTGGTTCCTCAAGTGTTCAAGTTATTGCCGCGCGATCCGAACCAAGCGCCGCCGTTGCCGCCCGGCGCCGCCGAGGCCGCGCAGGAGTTGGCGGCGGGCGGGCAGGCCGTCTCGTTCAGTCAATGGCTGACCACCCTGGTGCCGACCAATCCATTCGCCGCCGCCGCCGATGGCGCGGTGGTCCCCCTGGTAGTGTTCACCATCATCCTGGCCCTCGCCATCGTGCGGGCGCCAACCGAGGCCCGCGATACCTTGCTTCGGTTCTTTCGAGCCCTGTCCGAGACGATGTTGGTCATAGTCGGGTGGGTGATCGCGGTGGCGCCGCTGGGGATCTTTGCCCTGATGTTCACCCTCGCGGCCCGGACCGGTTTGAGTGCCGTCGGCGCGATCGGGTTCTATATCGCCGCCTACTGCGCTACGTGCCTCGCGTTCACCTTGCTTCTCTATCCGGTGGTCGCGATCGGCGCGGGCATCCCGATCCGGACCTTTGCGAAGGCGGCGCTTCCCGTCCAACTGATCGGGATCAGCTCGAGTTCCTCGATTGCTTCGCTGCCGGCACTGGTCGAAGCGGCTGAGCAGGGATTGGGGATTCCGAAGCGGGTGTCGGGTTTCGTGTTGCCGCTCGCGGTCTCGACGTTCAAGCTCGCCGCGCCGCCGGTGTGGGTCGTCGGGGCCCTGTTCGTCGGGTGGTTCTATCAGGTCGACCTGAGTTTCTCCGCGGTCACCTTGATCGCGGTGGCCGGGGTGTTTCTGGCGTTCGGCGCGCCCGGCGTGCCGCGGGGGGCGTTTCTGATGTTGACGCCGCTGTTCGTCGCGGTCGGCTTGCCGCCCGAAGGAATTGGGATTCTGATTGCGGTCGACGTGATTCCGGACCTGGCGGCGACGGTCCTCAATGTGACGGGTGACTTGGCCGCCGCCGCCCTCGTCGCCAAGGCCGAGCAGAGGTCCGCCGGCTCGTGA
- a CDS encoding MFS transporter, which translates to MVVLALLGFASGLPLYLTSRTLQAWMRVEQIDLTTIGLFSLVALPYSLKWIWAPLLDRYVPPFLGRRRGWLVITQVGLVLAIAAMSLQDPRLGLQLLAVNALMIAFFSASQDLVIDAYRTDVLAERETGAGAAIWVTGYRVALLATGALAFVLADWMPWSLVYLVLSALMLVGIAAAIWAPEPVPTEPAPATFADAVVLPFREFIGRAGVKQAALVLLFIVLYKLPDYLAASIATPFLLDVGFTQTDVGAIQGGLGIVATIVGALASGALVARVGINRALWVVGLLQALSNLAYYGLALAGKNYPFLVATIVVENFCTGLVAAGFIAFLMSLCSIRFSATQYALLSSVMGVSRDLLVAPAGGIAQSTGWPVFFLITLVAAVPGMLLLPIFAPWNRPSPVAAARPPAAGP; encoded by the coding sequence ATGGTGGTGCTGGCCCTGCTGGGGTTCGCCTCCGGGTTGCCGCTCTATTTGACGAGCCGAACTCTGCAGGCCTGGATGCGGGTCGAGCAGATCGATCTCACCACCATCGGACTGTTCAGTCTGGTGGCTCTGCCGTACTCGCTCAAGTGGATCTGGGCGCCGCTACTCGACCGCTATGTGCCGCCGTTTCTGGGCCGGCGGCGCGGCTGGCTGGTCATCACCCAGGTCGGCCTCGTGCTGGCCATCGCCGCGATGTCGCTCCAGGATCCCCGGCTCGGTCTTCAGTTGCTCGCGGTCAATGCCTTGATGATCGCGTTCTTCAGCGCATCGCAGGACCTGGTCATCGACGCCTACCGGACCGATGTCCTGGCCGAACGCGAAACCGGAGCCGGGGCCGCGATTTGGGTCACCGGCTACCGGGTGGCGTTGCTGGCCACCGGCGCGCTCGCCTTCGTGCTGGCCGACTGGATGCCCTGGTCGTTGGTGTATCTGGTCCTCTCGGCGCTGATGCTCGTCGGAATCGCGGCCGCGATTTGGGCGCCGGAACCGGTACCAACCGAACCCGCGCCGGCCACATTTGCGGATGCGGTGGTGCTCCCGTTCCGGGAGTTCATCGGGCGGGCCGGTGTGAAGCAGGCGGCGCTGGTGCTGCTGTTCATCGTCCTCTACAAGCTGCCGGACTATCTGGCCGCGAGTATCGCAACCCCGTTCCTGCTCGATGTCGGCTTTACCCAGACCGACGTCGGCGCCATTCAGGGCGGACTCGGCATCGTCGCCACGATCGTCGGGGCGTTGGCGAGCGGGGCGTTGGTGGCCCGGGTCGGGATCAACCGGGCCCTCTGGGTCGTCGGTCTGCTCCAGGCGCTGAGCAACCTGGCCTACTACGGATTGGCGCTCGCGGGGAAGAACTATCCGTTTCTGGTGGCCACGATCGTCGTCGAGAACTTCTGTACCGGTTTGGTGGCCGCCGGGTTCATCGCGTTCTTGATGAGTCTCTGCAGTATCCGGTTCTCGGCGACGCAGTATGCGCTGTTGTCGAGCGTGATGGGGGTGAGCCGGGACCTGTTGGTTGCGCCGGCCGGCGGGATTGCCCAGTCGACCGGGTGGCCGGTGTTCTTTTTGATTACGCTCGTGGCGGCGGTTCCTGGAATGCTGCTGTTGCCGATTTTCGCGCCGTGGAACAGGCCGAGTCCGGTGGCCGCAGCCCGACCACCCGCCGCCGGGCCCTGA
- a CDS encoding dienelactone hydrolase family protein: MNQHRRGFASHLAVAALATVAGAGLTWVVSSRPALDPVTTHGEWVYIKKPAGDSVRAYVAYPERRDNAPAMIVIHEIFGLTDWEPTVGDRLAAKGFVAIVPDMLSSRWGVTPPNPDSGRKLMTQLTPDGITADLDAAFGYVSTLPSVRKGNVGVMGFCWGGGQTFRYSTNNPKLQAAVVCYGPNPDTTTLNRIKTPILGVYGENDNRINSMLPTVGRIMKDLGKPFVADSYPGTGHGFLKPGRKGSDTDQVERAWSNIEKFLHDKLGK, encoded by the coding sequence ATGAACCAGCACCGCCGTGGTTTCGCTTCCCATCTCGCCGTTGCCGCGCTCGCGACGGTGGCCGGCGCCGGCTTGACCTGGGTCGTCAGCTCTCGCCCGGCACTCGATCCGGTCACCACCCACGGCGAGTGGGTCTATATCAAGAAGCCCGCCGGCGACTCGGTACGGGCGTACGTCGCGTATCCGGAGCGGAGGGACAATGCCCCCGCCATGATCGTGATTCACGAAATCTTCGGCCTGACCGACTGGGAACCCACGGTCGGTGACCGGCTCGCGGCCAAAGGATTTGTGGCGATCGTGCCCGACATGCTGTCATCGCGGTGGGGCGTTACGCCGCCCAATCCCGATTCCGGCCGGAAACTGATGACGCAACTCACGCCGGACGGGATTACCGCCGACCTCGACGCCGCCTTCGGCTACGTCAGCACGCTTCCGAGCGTCAGGAAAGGCAACGTTGGAGTGATGGGGTTCTGTTGGGGCGGCGGCCAAACCTTCCGCTACAGTACCAACAATCCGAAGCTCCAGGCGGCCGTCGTGTGTTACGGCCCGAACCCCGACACGACGACGCTGAACCGGATCAAAACGCCGATTCTTGGTGTCTACGGCGAGAACGACAATCGGATCAACAGCATGCTTCCGACCGTTGGACGAATCATGAAGGACCTGGGCAAGCCATTCGTCGCCGATAGCTATCCCGGCACCGGCCACGGTTTCCTCAAGCCCGGCCGGAAGGGCTCCGACACCGATCAGGTCGAGCGCGCCTGGAGCAACATCGAAAAGTTCCTCCACGACAAGCTGGGCAAGTAA
- a CDS encoding serine/threonine protein kinase, with amino-acid sequence MSKLKCPRCGTMYDPPARFCIKDGFPLVQETSAAAGPAGASAASGPRPDPAAGLQGRIIDGRYAIEKRVGEGGMAYVYRATDRETRQPVAIKVLMSRLASDAESVARLKREAQLALKLNHPNCCGLLAYGEANGLPYLVMPFLEGETLSTRENRVGPMPVADAVALVIQLCRGLQHAHDQGVMHRDLKPENIMLIKDGDRDRAVVMDFGLAKERIAGPENNRLTATGIVLGTPEFMSPEQIRGKPADPRSDLYSLGVLAFEMVSGELPFDGATAHETMLNHLAGRPRRLKAVRKSVPDRLDQALDRAMKIDPADRFQTMTEFAEALAPIA; translated from the coding sequence TTGAGCAAACTGAAGTGCCCCCGCTGTGGGACGATGTACGACCCTCCGGCCCGATTCTGTATCAAGGACGGTTTTCCGTTGGTCCAGGAAACCAGCGCGGCGGCAGGCCCGGCTGGGGCTTCGGCCGCGAGCGGGCCCAGACCCGACCCCGCGGCGGGACTACAAGGGCGGATCATCGACGGGCGCTACGCGATCGAAAAACGGGTGGGCGAGGGCGGGATGGCGTATGTGTACCGCGCCACCGACCGCGAGACTCGCCAGCCGGTGGCCATCAAGGTCTTGATGTCGCGCCTGGCCAGCGACGCGGAATCGGTGGCCCGCCTCAAACGCGAGGCCCAACTCGCGCTCAAGCTCAACCATCCGAATTGCTGTGGTCTGCTGGCCTACGGCGAGGCCAACGGCCTTCCCTACCTCGTGATGCCATTTCTCGAAGGCGAAACGCTGTCCACCCGGGAGAACCGAGTGGGCCCGATGCCGGTCGCGGACGCGGTGGCCCTCGTCATTCAACTCTGCCGGGGTCTCCAGCACGCCCACGACCAAGGCGTGATGCACCGGGATTTGAAGCCCGAGAACATCATGCTGATCAAGGATGGCGATCGGGACCGGGCGGTGGTGATGGACTTCGGCCTCGCCAAGGAACGGATCGCCGGCCCGGAGAACAACCGCCTCACGGCCACCGGGATCGTCCTCGGAACGCCGGAGTTCATGAGTCCAGAACAGATCCGGGGCAAGCCGGCGGATCCGCGGAGCGACCTCTACTCGTTGGGTGTACTGGCGTTCGAAATGGTCAGCGGCGAACTGCCGTTCGACGGCGCCACGGCGCATGAAACCATGCTGAACCACTTGGCTGGTCGCCCCCGCCGCCTCAAAGCGGTCCGGAAGTCGGTACCCGACCGGCTCGACCAGGCGCTCGACCGGGCCATGAAGATCGATCCGGCCGATCGGTTTCAGACCATGACCGAGTTTGCCGAGGCGTTGGCCCCGATTGCTTGA